A DNA window from Corvus cornix cornix isolate S_Up_H32 chromosome 13, ASM73873v5, whole genome shotgun sequence contains the following coding sequences:
- the MRNIP gene encoding MRN complex-interacting protein isoform X2: protein MAQRFWVLRCCCCRRFQGQQAKRSGRWSCSVCGQRQAVQKVYGQGSGLECRRHVQKLNLLQGEAEEALGWTSWCAEESVNDSKNRAAQREDSSVQQEGRTEGSRWSKYLDQKSEDQEDDEEEAALERQQFCSQRKNTVAEQRKHQKRFLSSDVPELAEESGVSQLVYQAKKHKKCFVTVPDGHDGDAGSGGSVVPAVCESVVPEENTQPSTPCTKPSKWRKFLSSSDNSSENAGAVAMALQEGSGGVGLDSTVTGGAWRCLGQAGQTLPQGRGFEFKKCVASSEDLASRPPSSSCSVEDVLREPQSQVLRAGSGAETTAGRCCLGSTGRANTLTNSNLVPKLSSISCEQLFCTGEEFDDDL, encoded by the exons ATGGCGCAGCGGTTCTGGGTGCTgcggtgctgctgctgccgccgcttCCAGGGGCAGCAG GCCAAGCGCAGCGGGCGGTGGAGCTGCAGCGTGTGCGGCCAGCGGCAGGCCGTGCAGAAG GTCTATGGCCAGGGCTCGGGCCTGGAGTGCAGGCGCCACGTCCAGAAGCTGAACTTGCTGCAGGGTGAAGCAGAGGAGGCGCTTGGTTGGACATCTTG GTGTGCAGAAGAATCTGtaaatgacagcaaaaataGAGCAGCACAACGTGAGGACAGTTCAGTCCAGCAG GAGGGAAGGACAGAAGGCAGTCGCTGGAGTAAATATCTGGACCAGAAGAGTGAGGATCAGGAAGACGACGAGGAGGAGGCAGCTCTAGAAAGGCAACAGTTCTGTTCCCAGAGAAAGAATACTGTGGCAGAACAAAG GAAACACCAGAAGCGCTTCCTCTCCAGTGATGTTCCAGAGCTTGCAGAAGAAAGTGGAGTTTCTCAGCTTGTCTACCAAGCCAAAAAG CACAAGAAATGCTTTGTAACAGTGCCTGATGGACATGATGGGGATGCTGGTTCTGGAGGCAGTGTGGTTCCTGCTGTCTGTGAGTCTGTAGTGCCTGAGGAGAATACACAACCTTCAACTCCTTGTACCAAACCATCCAAGTGGAGAAAATTTCTCTCATCATCTGACAACTCTAGTGAAAATGCTGGTGCAGTGGCCATGGCACTACAGGAGGGCAGTGGAGGTGTGGGGCTGGACAGCACCGTGACTGGTGGGGCTTGGAGGTGCTTAGGACAGGCTGGACAAACTCTGCCTCAGGGTAGAggttttgaatttaaaaagtgtGTTGCTAGCAGTGAGGATCTGGCCTCAAGACCACCCAGCAGCAGTTGCTCAGTTGAGGATGTGCTCAGAGAACCTCAGAGCCAGGTGCTAAGGGCAGGATCTGGTGCAGAGACCACTGCAGGAAGGTGCTGCTTGGGTAGCACAGGGAGGGCAAACACCCTTACTAACTCTAACCTTGTGCCAAAGCTGAGCAGCATTTCTTGTGAGCAACTCTTCTGCACAGGTGAGGAGTTTGATGATGATCTGTAA
- the MRNIP gene encoding MRN complex-interacting protein isoform X1, with product MAQRFWVLRCCCCRRFQGQQAKRSGRWSCSVCGQRQAVQKVYGQGSGLECRRHVQKLNLLQGEAEEALGWTSWCAEESVNDSKNRAAQREDSSVQQEGRTEGSRWSKYLDQKSEDQEDDEEEAALERQQFCSQRKNTVAEQRKHQKRFLSSDVPELAEESGVSQLVYQAKKVKTTEHKKCFVTVPDGHDGDAGSGGSVVPAVCESVVPEENTQPSTPCTKPSKWRKFLSSSDNSSENAGAVAMALQEGSGGVGLDSTVTGGAWRCLGQAGQTLPQGRGFEFKKCVASSEDLASRPPSSSCSVEDVLREPQSQVLRAGSGAETTAGRCCLGSTGRANTLTNSNLVPKLSSISCEQLFCTGEEFDDDL from the exons ATGGCGCAGCGGTTCTGGGTGCTgcggtgctgctgctgccgccgcttCCAGGGGCAGCAG GCCAAGCGCAGCGGGCGGTGGAGCTGCAGCGTGTGCGGCCAGCGGCAGGCCGTGCAGAAG GTCTATGGCCAGGGCTCGGGCCTGGAGTGCAGGCGCCACGTCCAGAAGCTGAACTTGCTGCAGGGTGAAGCAGAGGAGGCGCTTGGTTGGACATCTTG GTGTGCAGAAGAATCTGtaaatgacagcaaaaataGAGCAGCACAACGTGAGGACAGTTCAGTCCAGCAG GAGGGAAGGACAGAAGGCAGTCGCTGGAGTAAATATCTGGACCAGAAGAGTGAGGATCAGGAAGACGACGAGGAGGAGGCAGCTCTAGAAAGGCAACAGTTCTGTTCCCAGAGAAAGAATACTGTGGCAGAACAAAG GAAACACCAGAAGCGCTTCCTCTCCAGTGATGTTCCAGAGCTTGCAGAAGAAAGTGGAGTTTCTCAGCTTGTCTACCAAGCCAAAAAGGTTAAAACCACTGAG CACAAGAAATGCTTTGTAACAGTGCCTGATGGACATGATGGGGATGCTGGTTCTGGAGGCAGTGTGGTTCCTGCTGTCTGTGAGTCTGTAGTGCCTGAGGAGAATACACAACCTTCAACTCCTTGTACCAAACCATCCAAGTGGAGAAAATTTCTCTCATCATCTGACAACTCTAGTGAAAATGCTGGTGCAGTGGCCATGGCACTACAGGAGGGCAGTGGAGGTGTGGGGCTGGACAGCACCGTGACTGGTGGGGCTTGGAGGTGCTTAGGACAGGCTGGACAAACTCTGCCTCAGGGTAGAggttttgaatttaaaaagtgtGTTGCTAGCAGTGAGGATCTGGCCTCAAGACCACCCAGCAGCAGTTGCTCAGTTGAGGATGTGCTCAGAGAACCTCAGAGCCAGGTGCTAAGGGCAGGATCTGGTGCAGAGACCACTGCAGGAAGGTGCTGCTTGGGTAGCACAGGGAGGGCAAACACCCTTACTAACTCTAACCTTGTGCCAAAGCTGAGCAGCATTTCTTGTGAGCAACTCTTCTGCACAGGTGAGGAGTTTGATGATGATCTGTAA
- the SQSTM1 gene encoding sequestosome-1 isoform X2, with translation MAALTVKAYLLGKEETAREIRRFSLPPPARYRAIYDRVAELFQGLLRAGPPPAFRMHYKDEDGDLIAFSTDEELELAMPYVQDGVFRVYIKEKKECKREHRSQCSQEPPRNMVHPNVICDGCEGPVVGTRFKCSVCPDYDLCSTCEGKGIHKEHNMVMFQSPLLNPFEWLPRGRWLRKMRHGVPPFPWMHCWGYPGPAAPCQNSEQAEATAAAPSAPAAEGIEVDIDVEHRGKRSKVTPTSANQENTNAEATNSTPTQNVQTNADWNNTDSATQVNVVAEQIQDMVIDPVPTQMEDGSFHSQEHSESSSSSGGEEDWTHLSSKEVDPSTGELQSLQMPDTDGPSSLDVPRDPPQPGPTGLREAALYPHLPPEADPRLIESLSQMLSMGFSDEGGWLTRLLQTKNCDIGAALDAIQYSKQPPHL, from the exons ATGGCGGCGCTGACGGTGAAAGCCTACCTGCTGGGCAAGGAGGAGACGGCCCGCGAGATCCGCCGCTTCTCCctgccgccgcccgcccgctaCCGGGCCATCTACGACCGTGTCGCCGAGCTCTTCCAGGGGCTGCTGCGGGCCGGGCCGCCGCCCGCCTTCCGCATGCACTACAAGG ATGAGGACGGGGACCTGATCGCTTTTTCCACCGACGAGGAGCTGGAGTTGGCGATGCCGTATGTGCAGGATGGCGTATTCCGTGTTTACATCAAAG agaaaaaggagtgCAAGCGGGAGCACCGCTCACAGTGCAGCCAGGAGCCTCCCCGCAACATGGTGCACCCCAATGTCATCTGTGATGGCTGTGAGGGACCCGTGGTGGGGACCAGGTTCAAGTGCAGTGTCTGTCCAGACTATGACCTGTGTAGCACCTGTGAGGGGAAAGGAATCCACAAGGAGCACAACATGGTGATGTTCCAAAGCCCACTGCTTAATCCATTTGAG TGGCTTCCCCGAGGACGCTGGCTCCGTAAAATGCGCCATGGTGTTCCACCCTTCCCGTGGATGCACTGCTGGGGGTATCCTGggcctgcagctccctgccagaACTCAGAGCAAGCTGAAgccactgctgcagcccccagtgCACCTGCTGCAGAAG GTATTGAAGTTGATATCGATGTGGAacacagaggaaagagaagcaaagtgACTCCCACTTCTGCCAACCAAGAGAATACCAATGCTGAGGCAACCAACAGTACTCCAACCCAGAATGTTCAGACCAACGCAGACTGGAATAATACAGACTCTGCTACACAAGTAAACGTTGTTGCAGAACAGATACAAGACATGGTGATAGATCCTGTGCCCACACAAATGGAAGATGGAAGCTTCCACTCCCAG GAGCACAGTGAGTCCAGCAGTTCATCGGGGGGTGAGGAGGACTGGACCCACTTATCATCCAAAGAAGTGGATCCTTCCACAGGTGAACTGCAGTCTTTGCAAATGCCAGACACAGATGGTCCCAGCTCCCTGGATGTGCCTCGGGATCCTCCCCAGCCAGGACCTACAGGACTGCGAGAAGCTGCTCTCTACCCACACCTCCCCCCAG AAGCAGACCCTCGCCTCATTGAGTCCCTGTCCCAGATGCTCTCCATGGGCTTCTCTGATGAGGGTGGATGGCTCACTCGGCTCCTGCAGACCAAGAACTGTGACATTGGGGCAGCACTAGATGCCATCCAGTATTCTAAGCAGCCACCTCACTTGTAG
- the SQSTM1 gene encoding sequestosome-1 isoform X1, which yields MAALTVKAYLLGKEETAREIRRFSLPPPARYRAIYDRVAELFQGLLRAGPPPAFRMHYKDEDGDLIAFSTDEELELAMPYVQDGVFRVYIKEKKECKREHRSQCSQEPPRNMVHPNVICDGCEGPVVGTRFKCSVCPDYDLCSTCEGKGIHKEHNMVMFQSPLLNPFEWLPRGRWLRKMRHGVPPFPWMHCWGYPGPAAPCQNSEQAEATAAAPSAPAAEEASTNSQPQDPNVTFLKNVGESVAAFLSPLGIEVDIDVEHRGKRSKVTPTSANQENTNAEATNSTPTQNVQTNADWNNTDSATQVNVVAEQIQDMVIDPVPTQMEDGSFHSQEHSESSSSSGGEEDWTHLSSKEVDPSTGELQSLQMPDTDGPSSLDVPRDPPQPGPTGLREAALYPHLPPEADPRLIESLSQMLSMGFSDEGGWLTRLLQTKNCDIGAALDAIQYSKQPPHL from the exons ATGGCGGCGCTGACGGTGAAAGCCTACCTGCTGGGCAAGGAGGAGACGGCCCGCGAGATCCGCCGCTTCTCCctgccgccgcccgcccgctaCCGGGCCATCTACGACCGTGTCGCCGAGCTCTTCCAGGGGCTGCTGCGGGCCGGGCCGCCGCCCGCCTTCCGCATGCACTACAAGG ATGAGGACGGGGACCTGATCGCTTTTTCCACCGACGAGGAGCTGGAGTTGGCGATGCCGTATGTGCAGGATGGCGTATTCCGTGTTTACATCAAAG agaaaaaggagtgCAAGCGGGAGCACCGCTCACAGTGCAGCCAGGAGCCTCCCCGCAACATGGTGCACCCCAATGTCATCTGTGATGGCTGTGAGGGACCCGTGGTGGGGACCAGGTTCAAGTGCAGTGTCTGTCCAGACTATGACCTGTGTAGCACCTGTGAGGGGAAAGGAATCCACAAGGAGCACAACATGGTGATGTTCCAAAGCCCACTGCTTAATCCATTTGAG TGGCTTCCCCGAGGACGCTGGCTCCGTAAAATGCGCCATGGTGTTCCACCCTTCCCGTGGATGCACTGCTGGGGGTATCCTGggcctgcagctccctgccagaACTCAGAGCAAGCTGAAgccactgctgcagcccccagtgCACCTGCTGCAGAAG AAGCTTCTACTAACAGCCAGCCTCAGGACCCCAATGTCACCTTCCTAAAGAATGTTGGGGAGAGTGTTGCAGCTTTTCTGAGCCCCCTGG GTATTGAAGTTGATATCGATGTGGAacacagaggaaagagaagcaaagtgACTCCCACTTCTGCCAACCAAGAGAATACCAATGCTGAGGCAACCAACAGTACTCCAACCCAGAATGTTCAGACCAACGCAGACTGGAATAATACAGACTCTGCTACACAAGTAAACGTTGTTGCAGAACAGATACAAGACATGGTGATAGATCCTGTGCCCACACAAATGGAAGATGGAAGCTTCCACTCCCAG GAGCACAGTGAGTCCAGCAGTTCATCGGGGGGTGAGGAGGACTGGACCCACTTATCATCCAAAGAAGTGGATCCTTCCACAGGTGAACTGCAGTCTTTGCAAATGCCAGACACAGATGGTCCCAGCTCCCTGGATGTGCCTCGGGATCCTCCCCAGCCAGGACCTACAGGACTGCGAGAAGCTGCTCTCTACCCACACCTCCCCCCAG AAGCAGACCCTCGCCTCATTGAGTCCCTGTCCCAGATGCTCTCCATGGGCTTCTCTGATGAGGGTGGATGGCTCACTCGGCTCCTGCAGACCAAGAACTGTGACATTGGGGCAGCACTAGATGCCATCCAGTATTCTAAGCAGCCACCTCACTTGTAG